Proteins encoded by one window of uncultured Celeribacter sp.:
- a CDS encoding anhydro-N-acetylmuramic acid kinase, giving the protein MSSQGKKSPIWAAGCMSGTSLDGVDVALLNTDGVAIFDFGESTFRGYSETEQEMFRAELGTWQASHELTELIETAHAEALSGLEGFELIGFHGQTLNHAPDEGRTYQAGDGAVLAEVTGVPVVWDFRSADVEMGGQGAPLAPFYHHALARYIGARAPVAFLNLGGVGNLTWVDPSIEDPAAPGALLAFDTGPANAPVNDLMRARRGETHDAGGAVAAAGQPEMEIVAKGLEHPYFYKMPPKSLDRNDFHGVLEAALPLSDADAAATLTAFAAASVARAMDHCPEPPTALYVTGGGRHNATLMAMISAGVDCPVLPVEEVGLDGDMLEAQAFAYLAVRVIYGMPTSAPMTTGVRAAIGGGRISRPDLAKA; this is encoded by the coding sequence ATGAGCAGTCAGGGTAAGAAGTCTCCGATCTGGGCCGCCGGATGTATGTCCGGCACGTCTTTGGACGGGGTGGATGTGGCACTTTTGAACACCGATGGTGTGGCGATTTTCGACTTCGGCGAGAGCACGTTTCGCGGCTATTCGGAAACGGAACAAGAGATGTTCCGCGCCGAGCTTGGCACCTGGCAGGCCTCTCACGAACTGACAGAACTGATCGAGACGGCCCATGCGGAGGCCTTGTCCGGGCTTGAGGGCTTTGAGTTGATCGGCTTTCATGGCCAGACCTTGAACCACGCCCCCGATGAGGGCCGGACCTATCAGGCGGGCGACGGCGCGGTTCTGGCCGAGGTCACGGGCGTGCCGGTGGTCTGGGATTTCCGGTCCGCAGATGTCGAGATGGGCGGGCAGGGCGCGCCTTTGGCGCCCTTCTACCATCACGCTTTGGCGCGCTACATCGGGGCCAGGGCGCCGGTCGCCTTTCTCAATCTCGGCGGCGTCGGCAATCTCACTTGGGTCGATCCTTCTATAGAGGACCCGGCGGCGCCCGGCGCTTTGCTGGCCTTCGACACCGGCCCCGCGAATGCGCCGGTGAACGATCTGATGCGTGCGCGCCGGGGCGAGACCCATGACGCAGGCGGCGCAGTGGCCGCTGCCGGTCAGCCGGAGATGGAGATCGTCGCCAAGGGTCTTGAGCATCCCTATTTCTACAAAATGCCGCCGAAATCTCTGGACCGAAACGATTTTCACGGCGTTCTTGAGGCCGCCCTACCGCTGTCCGACGCCGATGCTGCTGCCACTCTGACCGCCTTTGCCGCGGCTTCGGTCGCCCGCGCCATGGACCATTGTCCGGAGCCGCCGACGGCGCTCTATGTCACCGGCGGCGGGCGTCACAATGCGACGCTGATGGCGATGATTTCGGCGGGGGTGGATTGTCCGGTGTTGCCGGTCGAAGAGGTGGGACTCGATGGCGATATGCTGGAGGCGCAGGCCTTTGCCTATCTCGCGGTGCGGGTCATCTACGGGATGCCGACCTCTGCGCCGATGACGACTGGCGTGCGAGCCGCGATCGGGGGCGGGCGCATTTCGCGCCCTGATCTGGCCAAGGCCTGA
- a CDS encoding cupin domain-containing protein: protein MTKEMSADEIIAKLNLTPHPEGGHYRQTWIAETDGDARAAGTCIYFLLKAGDQSHWHRVDATEIWHYYAGAPLVLSLSETEDGPARDLILGPDVMTGDAPQLIVPSHHWQAAKTTGKWTLVGCTVSPGFRFDGFELAAPGFDIPRG, encoded by the coding sequence ATGACAAAAGAAATGTCCGCAGACGAGATCATCGCAAAGCTGAACCTGACGCCCCACCCCGAGGGTGGGCATTATCGGCAAACCTGGATCGCCGAGACGGACGGCGATGCGCGGGCGGCGGGAACCTGTATCTACTTCCTGCTCAAGGCGGGCGATCAAAGCCATTGGCACCGGGTCGATGCGACGGAGATTTGGCATTACTACGCGGGCGCGCCTTTGGTTCTGTCTCTGTCGGAGACGGAGGATGGGCCCGCGCGCGACCTGATCCTTGGGCCGGACGTGATGACCGGAGACGCGCCGCAGCTCATCGTGCCGTCGCATCACTGGCAGGCTGCAAAGACAACTGGCAAATGGACGTTGGTGGGCTGCACGGTGTCGCCGGGATTCCGATTTGACGGCTTTGAACTGGCCGCACCCGGCTTTGATATTCCTCGCGGGTGA
- a CDS encoding glycine zipper 2TM domain-containing protein — MSKKILVAMAFAAPALAACQMSNTDMSTGVGAAAGAGLGYITADALGSNDEWTVLATLGGAAAGALVAKDASAATCAYSNGDGTYYTAKCP, encoded by the coding sequence ATGTCCAAGAAAATCCTTGTGGCGATGGCCTTTGCCGCGCCCGCACTCGCCGCTTGTCAGATGAGCAACACCGACATGAGCACCGGCGTCGGCGCTGCTGCCGGTGCTGGCCTGGGCTACATCACTGCCGATGCGCTTGGTTCCAATGACGAATGGACCGTTCTGGCCACGCTGGGTGGCGCTGCTGCCGGCGCTCTGGTCGCCAAGGATGCGAGCGCTGCGACCTGTGCCTATTCCAACGGTGACGGAACCTATTACACGGCGAAATGCCCGTAA
- a CDS encoding GNAT family N-acetyltransferase yields the protein MTNVPLPTPLEDGLHELPSGKLAAIVTYLEMFKRPAPRPTPEQPGVELIRHEAPDLEWYRALYRRVGEDWLWFSRMYMADDKLSAILSDPNVEVYSLRKDGADLGLLELDFRDPENTELAFFGLDESLIGGGTGRWLMEHALDKAFARPIKRFFVHTCTLDSPQAVGFYIRSGFTPYQRAIEVMDDPRMNGPLADTAAPQIPMI from the coding sequence ATGACCAACGTCCCCCTCCCCACTCCGCTAGAAGACGGCCTCCACGAATTGCCCTCCGGCAAGCTCGCCGCCATTGTCACCTACCTTGAAATGTTCAAACGCCCTGCCCCACGCCCTACGCCGGAGCAGCCGGGGGTGGAGTTGATCCGCCATGAGGCCCCCGATCTCGAGTGGTATCGCGCGCTTTATCGGCGCGTGGGCGAAGATTGGCTTTGGTTTTCACGGATGTATATGGCGGATGACAAGCTCTCCGCGATCCTGAGCGACCCGAATGTCGAGGTCTATTCCCTGCGCAAAGACGGCGCGGACCTTGGCCTATTGGAACTTGATTTCCGCGATCCCGAGAACACCGAATTGGCGTTTTTCGGGTTGGACGAAAGCCTGATCGGCGGCGGCACCGGGCGGTGGCTGATGGAACATGCTCTGGACAAGGCGTTTGCGCGCCCGATCAAGCGGTTCTTCGTCCACACCTGTACGCTGGACAGTCCGCAGGCCGTGGGGTTCTACATCCGCTCAGGCTTTACCCCCTACCAGCGTGCTATCGAGGTGATGGACGATCCGCGTATGAACGGTCCGCTGGCCGACACGGCCGCACCGCAGATTCCGATGATCTGA
- a CDS encoding DUF4238 domain-containing protein yields the protein MSKNNHHFIPVTLQCQFASQGEKGLFFFDKEKPEEGTKWRSFKTIFYKKHLNTLHLPDGMEDNSLEIFYDRNFENYLPQIIKKLRSQFTLTPEALSHDEETILIQLFFNHMFRSPDVHGPMLERHTSEAEYSMQQIDNIRVAALREQPKDLLNFLSMIPIVIAKPSNPKDFFIVGSNPILFLRNKGAQSGSLKDGKIELWAAFGSKLAVGFVSGWRGKKTVLLNSRQMSSWNMQLAAQSTSFAGRSKPQISALSKQIGRNPLK from the coding sequence ATGAGCAAGAATAATCATCATTTCATACCAGTCACGCTACAATGCCAATTTGCTTCACAAGGCGAAAAAGGGCTCTTTTTCTTCGACAAGGAGAAACCAGAAGAAGGTACAAAATGGAGATCGTTTAAAACGATATTTTACAAAAAACACCTGAATACACTTCATCTGCCTGATGGTATGGAAGACAATTCACTCGAAATCTTTTACGATAGGAATTTCGAGAACTATCTTCCCCAAATCATAAAAAAATTGAGATCGCAATTTACGTTGACCCCGGAAGCATTGTCCCACGATGAAGAGACAATTCTTATCCAGCTCTTTTTCAATCACATGTTTCGCTCTCCCGATGTACACGGACCAATGTTAGAGCGTCATACCTCTGAAGCAGAGTATTCGATGCAGCAAATCGACAATATCCGAGTCGCGGCCTTGCGTGAGCAACCCAAGGATCTTCTCAATTTTCTCTCGATGATACCAATTGTGATTGCAAAACCGTCAAATCCTAAAGATTTCTTCATAGTTGGCAGCAACCCGATACTATTCCTTCGAAATAAAGGAGCACAATCAGGCAGCCTTAAAGATGGGAAAATAGAGTTGTGGGCTGCCTTCGGTTCAAAGCTTGCGGTTGGCTTCGTTTCTGGCTGGAGAGGAAAAAAAACCGTACTTTTGAATAGCCGACAAATGTCGAGTTGGAATATGCAGTTGGCCGCACAAAGCACTAGTTTTGCAGGGCGCTCAAAACCTCAAATTTCTGCTCTCTCTAAACAGATTGGGCGAAACCCATTAAAGTGA
- the eno gene encoding phosphopyruvate hydratase produces the protein MSTIIDIIGREILDSRGNPTVEVDVILEDGTMGRAAVPSGASTGAHEAVEKRDGDKDRYMGKGVLDAVAAVNGEIAEALVGMDATEQEAVDAVMIELDGTPNKGRLGANAILGVSLACAKAAADYSALPLYRYVGGSAARVLPVPMMNIINGGEHADNPIDVQEFMIMPVSATSVKEAIRMGSEVFHTLKKELSAAGYNTGIGDEGGFAPNISSTREALDFVLKSIEKAGYKPGEDIYLALDAASTEYYEGGKYEMKGEGKSLTSEENADYLVELCNDYPIISIEDGMAEDDWAGWKLLTDKLGDKVQLVGDDLFVTNPERLASGIEQGVANSMLVKVNQIGSLSETLKAVDMAHRARYTNVMSHRSGETEDATIADLAVATNCGQIKTGSMSRSDRMAKYNQLIRIEEQLGATAEYAGASILKK, from the coding sequence ATGAGCACCATCATCGACATCATCGGTCGCGAAATTCTCGACAGCCGCGGCAATCCGACCGTGGAAGTGGACGTCATTCTCGAAGACGGCACCATGGGCCGCGCCGCTGTGCCGTCGGGCGCCTCGACGGGGGCCCACGAAGCCGTGGAAAAGCGCGACGGCGACAAGGACCGTTACATGGGCAAAGGTGTGCTCGACGCTGTCGCCGCCGTGAACGGTGAGATCGCCGAAGCGCTCGTCGGCATGGACGCCACCGAACAGGAAGCCGTGGATGCGGTGATGATCGAACTGGACGGCACACCGAACAAAGGCCGCCTGGGTGCCAACGCCATCCTCGGCGTGTCGCTGGCCTGCGCCAAAGCTGCGGCCGACTATTCCGCCCTGCCGCTCTACCGCTACGTCGGTGGCTCCGCTGCCCGCGTGTTGCCGGTGCCGATGATGAACATCATCAACGGCGGTGAGCATGCCGACAACCCGATCGACGTGCAGGAATTCATGATCATGCCGGTCTCCGCGACCTCGGTCAAAGAGGCGATCCGCATGGGGTCCGAAGTGTTCCACACACTCAAGAAAGAGCTGTCCGCCGCCGGTTACAACACAGGCATCGGTGACGAGGGCGGCTTTGCTCCGAACATCTCCTCGACCCGGGAGGCGCTCGATTTCGTGCTGAAATCCATCGAAAAAGCAGGCTACAAACCGGGTGAAGACATCTATCTGGCGCTGGATGCCGCCTCGACCGAATACTACGAGGGCGGCAAATACGAGATGAAGGGCGAGGGCAAATCGCTCACCTCTGAGGAAAACGCCGACTACCTCGTCGAGCTGTGCAACGACTACCCGATCATCTCCATCGAGGACGGCATGGCCGAGGACGACTGGGCCGGGTGGAAGCTTTTGACCGACAAACTCGGCGATAAAGTCCAGCTCGTGGGCGACGATCTCTTCGTGACCAACCCGGAGCGTCTGGCCTCTGGCATCGAGCAAGGCGTGGCGAACTCCATGCTCGTCAAAGTGAACCAGATCGGGTCGCTCTCCGAGACGCTCAAAGCCGTCGATATGGCCCACCGCGCGCGCTACACCAACGTGATGTCGCACCGCTCTGGTGAAACCGAGGATGCGACGATTGCCGATTTGGCGGTCGCCACCAACTGCGGCCAGATCAAAACCGGCTCCATGTCGCGCTCCGACCGGATGGCGAAATACAACCAGCTGATCCGCATCGAGGAACAGCTTGGTGCGACAGCGGAATACGCCGGGGCGTCGATCCTTAAGAAATAA
- a CDS encoding DMT family transporter yields the protein MHNLRAILMIIGSMAFFTVEDMFIKQLSTRLPVGQVLVVVALGGVSAFLIWALLRRDPILAPRNWRVMVLLRAATEAVASVSFVTALSRVDISTVGAVFQSMPLVVTLGAALFLGERVGWRRWSAIGVGFAGVLMIIRPGLSGFEPQVLWVLITVVAVAARDLMTRVIDVAVPSSVVSFQAFLAVLPAALFTLWMSGDSLVSYTPSLLAMTLVAVCGGVIGYALIVAGMRLGDASAVTPFRYSRLIFTMIGGILVFGERPDLMTYLGSALIIASGLYSFLRERRLARLDRNTLRADLEAPGI from the coding sequence ATGCACAATCTTCGCGCCATTCTCATGATCATCGGCTCCATGGCCTTTTTCACCGTGGAGGACATGTTCATCAAACAGCTCTCCACGCGTTTGCCGGTGGGACAGGTGCTTGTGGTGGTCGCTTTGGGTGGGGTCAGCGCCTTTCTGATCTGGGCTTTGCTGCGCCGTGATCCGATCCTTGCGCCCCGTAACTGGCGGGTGATGGTCCTTTTGCGCGCCGCGACCGAGGCCGTGGCCTCCGTCTCTTTCGTCACGGCGCTCTCGCGGGTCGACATTTCCACCGTCGGCGCCGTGTTCCAATCCATGCCGCTGGTGGTCACGCTGGGGGCGGCGCTTTTTCTGGGCGAACGCGTCGGCTGGCGGCGGTGGAGCGCGATTGGCGTGGGGTTTGCGGGCGTCTTGATGATCATCCGCCCCGGCCTCTCCGGCTTTGAGCCGCAGGTGCTTTGGGTGCTGATCACTGTGGTCGCCGTGGCCGCGCGCGATTTGATGACCCGTGTCATCGACGTGGCCGTGCCGTCCTCCGTGGTGTCGTTTCAGGCTTTTCTCGCGGTCCTCCCCGCCGCGCTGTTCACTCTCTGGATGTCCGGCGACAGCCTCGTGTCCTACACCCCGTCGCTTCTCGCTATGACGCTTGTGGCGGTTTGCGGCGGTGTCATCGGCTATGCGTTGATCGTGGCGGGCATGCGGCTTGGCGATGCCTCCGCCGTCACGCCGTTTCGCTACAGCCGCCTGATCTTTACCATGATCGGGGGCATCCTGGTCTTTGGCGAGCGGCCAGATCTGATGACCTATCTCGGCTCCGCGCTGATCATCGCCTCCGGGCTTTACAGCTTCCTGCGCGAACGCAGATTGGCGCGGCTGGATCGTAACACTTTGAGGGCAGACCTCGAAGCGCCCGGGATCTAA
- a CDS encoding Fur family transcriptional regulator: MTDTILMRCEAKGLRLTEQRRVIASVLEEAVDHPDAEELYARASAKDPKISLATVYRTVKLFEERGILDKLEFGDGRARYEPADRAHHDHLIDMETGQVIEFVDPDIEALQEKIAERLGFDLKGHRLELYGVRKKG, from the coding sequence ATGACAGACACGATCCTGATGCGTTGCGAGGCCAAGGGCCTGCGCCTGACCGAACAACGTCGCGTCATTGCCTCCGTGCTTGAAGAGGCGGTGGATCACCCGGATGCCGAGGAGCTTTACGCCCGTGCCTCCGCCAAAGACCCGAAAATCTCGCTGGCCACGGTGTACCGCACCGTGAAGCTGTTCGAAGAGCGCGGCATTTTGGACAAGCTCGAATTCGGCGACGGGCGTGCGCGCTATGAACCGGCGGATCGGGCGCATCATGATCACCTGATCGACATGGAAACCGGGCAGGTCATCGAATTCGTCGACCCGGACATCGAAGCGCTACAGGAGAAGATTGCGGAGCGGCTCGGGTTCGATCTGAAGGGCCACCGTCTTGAGCTTTACGGGGTGCGCAAAAAGGGCTGA
- a CDS encoding PhzF family phenazine biosynthesis isomerase yields MEVPFAGHPTIGAAVALSEMGYGPELRLELKVGLITAKAAGGKAAFTATQPLETLAHPEAALVAKALGLSESDLKSAPVMAGMGLAFTFTELTSRAVLARITCDITSFREGHARYPMGLDFAQAPYWRDGETVHLRMFAPLDDIPEDPATGSAAAALGRLFQERDGGEVTLSIHQGDDMGRPSRISVQATPEGVTIGGQAVRMMEGTLTI; encoded by the coding sequence ATGGAAGTGCCTTTTGCAGGGCATCCCACCATCGGCGCGGCTGTGGCGCTCTCTGAGATGGGCTATGGGCCGGAGTTGCGGCTGGAGTTGAAGGTCGGGTTGATCACCGCGAAAGCGGCGGGTGGCAAGGCCGCATTCACCGCCACCCAGCCGCTGGAAACCCTCGCACATCCTGAGGCGGCTCTGGTCGCGAAAGCGCTTGGCCTTTCCGAGAGCGATCTGAAATCCGCGCCGGTGATGGCCGGAATGGGGCTCGCGTTCACCTTCACGGAACTGACCTCGCGCGCGGTTTTGGCGCGGATCACCTGTGACATTACCAGCTTCCGCGAGGGCCATGCGCGCTACCCGATGGGCCTCGATTTTGCCCAAGCGCCCTATTGGCGCGATGGCGAGACCGTGCATCTGCGCATGTTCGCGCCGCTCGATGACATTCCCGAAGACCCCGCGACGGGGTCTGCGGCGGCGGCCCTTGGGCGGCTCTTTCAGGAGCGCGACGGGGGCGAGGTCACACTGAGCATTCACCAAGGCGACGACATGGGGCGTCCCTCACGGATTTCGGTGCAGGCCACGCCAGAGGGTGTCACCATCGGCGGACAGGCGGTCCGCATGATGGAAGGCACGTTGACGATCTAA
- a CDS encoding PhzF family phenazine biosynthesis protein, which translates to MTRYLTYDVFTDRAFGGNPLAVVPEADPLPEEQLQKIAREFNYSETVFLYRPRRSGTPRGSGFSRRRWKCLLQGIPPSARLWRSLRWAMGRSCGWS; encoded by the coding sequence ATGACCCGCTACCTGACTTATGACGTCTTCACCGATCGCGCCTTTGGCGGCAATCCTCTGGCTGTGGTGCCCGAGGCGGACCCCCTTCCCGAAGAGCAGCTGCAAAAGATCGCGCGGGAGTTCAACTATTCGGAGACGGTGTTTCTCTACCGCCCAAGGAGGTCGGGAACACCGCGCGGCTCAGGATTTTCACGCCGACGATGGAAGTGCCTTTTGCAGGGCATCCCACCATCGGCGCGGCTGTGGCGCTCTCTGAGATGGGCTATGGGCCGGAGTTGCGGCTGGAGTTGA
- a CDS encoding sodium:proton antiporter, giving the protein MTLLQITSLLIVLAGAFGAINYLFLKLPSSIGILVVALIASLAVIGLDVLYPASLVEETIRAEVMAIDFSDALLEGMLGLLLFAGALHVKVSDLRAQWKPVFLMATLGVALSTAVVGAGFSWLTGMPLLIALTFGALISPTDPVAVLGVLRQAALPKSLETKIAGESLFNDGVGYVVYLVLVGLAFAGTGHGGSHGTENAVEGALWLFAQEAIGGALLGLILGWLTFRVMRLIDDYALEVLITLGLAFGGYELAVALHVSAPIMAVCAGLLIGDVGAKYGMSEETRRYVDAFWKMIDEILNAILFLMIGFEVFAVAFDTSSVIAGLMAIVLALIARLTAVAIPVFLLKPFSDFSKGTIPIMTWGGLKGGISVALALSLPDSEWKPLILTATYIVVVFSIIVQGLTVAPLAKRVGPEPELDV; this is encoded by the coding sequence ATGACCCTTCTGCAAATCACCTCGCTTCTGATCGTGCTCGCCGGCGCCTTCGGGGCGATCAACTATCTGTTTTTGAAACTCCCTTCCTCCATCGGCATTCTCGTCGTGGCGCTCATCGCCTCTTTGGCCGTGATCGGCCTCGACGTCCTCTACCCCGCGTCGCTGGTCGAAGAGACCATCCGCGCCGAGGTCATGGCGATTGATTTCTCCGACGCGCTTTTGGAAGGGATGTTGGGGCTGTTGCTCTTTGCAGGCGCGTTGCATGTGAAGGTCTCCGATCTTCGCGCGCAATGGAAGCCGGTGTTTCTCATGGCGACCTTGGGCGTGGCTCTGTCCACCGCCGTGGTGGGCGCAGGCTTTAGCTGGCTGACCGGCATGCCCCTGTTGATCGCGCTGACCTTCGGGGCGCTGATTTCACCGACCGATCCGGTGGCGGTGCTGGGCGTGTTGCGGCAGGCGGCGCTGCCGAAAAGCCTTGAGACCAAGATCGCGGGCGAGAGCCTGTTCAACGATGGCGTGGGCTATGTGGTCTATCTGGTGCTGGTTGGATTGGCCTTTGCGGGCACGGGTCACGGGGGCAGCCATGGCACCGAGAATGCCGTCGAGGGCGCGCTTTGGCTCTTTGCCCAAGAGGCCATTGGGGGTGCGCTTTTGGGTCTTATTTTAGGCTGGCTGACCTTCCGCGTGATGCGCCTCATTGATGACTACGCGCTTGAGGTGCTGATCACCTTGGGGCTCGCGTTCGGTGGTTATGAGCTGGCGGTCGCGCTGCATGTCTCCGCCCCGATCATGGCGGTCTGCGCCGGGCTATTGATCGGCGATGTGGGCGCGAAATACGGCATGTCCGAAGAAACCCGCCGCTATGTCGATGCCTTCTGGAAGATGATCGACGAGATCCTGAACGCCATCCTCTTCCTGATGATCGGCTTCGAGGTCTTCGCCGTCGCTTTCGACACCTCTTCCGTCATCGCGGGGCTCATGGCCATCGTCTTGGCGCTCATCGCCCGTCTCACGGCGGTGGCGATCCCGGTGTTCCTGCTCAAACCCTTCTCGGATTTCTCGAAAGGCACCATTCCGATCATGACCTGGGGCGGGCTCAAAGGCGGGATTTCCGTCGCCCTCGCGCTCTCACTGCCCGACAGCGAATGGAAACCGCTGATCCTGACGGCGACCTATATCGTGGTGGTGTTCTCGATCATCGTCCAAGGCCTCACCGTCGCCCCCTTGGCGAAACGTGTCGGCCCTGAACCGGAGTTGGATGTATGA
- a CDS encoding DUF6500 family protein, which translates to MRNTLRTKAIKICEEKITKKGDTVGLSFYAFFANKNDDPELLMEAAEWWIKTHRLDHFEKAAKIRDMIRAGL; encoded by the coding sequence ATGCGCAACACTCTGCGGACGAAAGCGATCAAAATCTGTGAGGAGAAGATCACAAAGAAAGGCGACACGGTTGGCTTGTCTTTTTACGCCTTCTTTGCCAATAAAAATGACGATCCCGAGCTTTTGATGGAAGCCGCAGAATGGTGGATCAAGACCCATCGGCTCGATCACTTTGAAAAAGCAGCCAAAATTCGCGACATGATCCGCGCGGGGCTCTGA
- a CDS encoding endonuclease/exonuclease/phosphatase family protein, producing the protein MIPKVETGALRVASYNLRKCKGTDGKRAPGRVLDVINSLEADVIALQEADLRLGPRPAALPSRMIETHTEFTALPVNTSPVSVGWHGNAILVRKGALVETVHRFDLPGLEPRGSVAVDLPNLRVVGVHLGLLRSSRQKQLHAIRAHLAKLDDRPTVILGDFNEWSRTQGLDPLRDAFDIHAPGRSFHASRPMAALDRIAFTPALEMRDAGVAETVLSRQASDHLPIWADLRAFRF; encoded by the coding sequence ATGATACCGAAAGTGGAAACCGGCGCGCTGCGCGTCGCCTCATATAATCTGCGCAAATGCAAAGGCACGGATGGCAAGCGTGCGCCGGGGCGGGTGCTGGACGTGATCAACAGCCTTGAGGCAGACGTCATTGCGCTGCAAGAGGCCGATCTGCGCCTGGGGCCGCGCCCCGCCGCGCTGCCGTCTCGGATGATCGAAACGCATACAGAGTTCACCGCCCTGCCCGTCAACACCTCGCCTGTCTCCGTCGGCTGGCATGGCAATGCGATTTTGGTGCGCAAAGGGGCCTTGGTCGAGACGGTGCATCGTTTCGATCTGCCGGGGCTGGAGCCGCGTGGATCGGTGGCGGTCGATCTGCCGAACCTGCGGGTCGTGGGGGTGCATCTGGGCCTGTTGCGCAGCTCGCGGCAAAAACAGCTTCACGCCATTCGTGCGCATCTGGCCAAACTCGACGACCGCCCCACCGTGATCTTGGGCGATTTCAACGAGTGGTCGCGCACACAGGGCCTCGATCCGTTACGTGACGCCTTTGACATCCACGCGCCGGGACGCTCGTTTCATGCCTCGCGCCCGATGGCCGCGCTGGACCGCATCGCCTTTACCCCCGCGTTAGAAATGCGCGACGCGGGCGTGGCGGAGACGGTCCTGTCGCGCCAAGCCTCCGATCACTTGCCGATCTGGGCCGATCTCAGAGCTTTCAGGTTCTGA
- a CDS encoding YdiU family protein — MTQFDNSYARLPKEFHTRIAPELSPAPEVMLWNAPLAEALGVSDWDAPMLAGNVIPEGADPIAQVYAGHQFGGWSPQLGDGRAVLLGEVVTEDGRFDIHLKGAGRTPYSRNGDGRAWIGPVLREYIVSEFMHAAGVPTTRALAALRTGGRVQRERAYPGGLLVRIASSHIRVGTFQYFTARGDETSVKILTDHVRARHYPKAKDTLELYAEIVKAQARLIATWMGLGFVHGVMNTDNMAVSGETIDYGPCAFIDGYSPKAVYSSIDQFGRYAYEQQPSMAHWNLAQLGSCFVPQMEEELGGQHKAIDALTEVLNAFPEAYQAEWRAVFGAKLGIADPSEADLTLIQALLGLMAKDGADFTNTFRGLLDGSARDWMLDRAAFDAWVPRWEARRAGNWQEIIAKASPAVIPRNHRIEEAIQAALEGDESKAVRLARVLSTPFELAKDDEDLTHPPTEDQVVHKTFCGT; from the coding sequence ATGACCCAGTTTGACAATTCTTATGCCCGCCTGCCGAAAGAGTTTCACACGAGGATCGCGCCGGAGCTTTCCCCCGCGCCCGAGGTGATGCTTTGGAATGCGCCTTTGGCGGAGGCTTTGGGCGTGTCCGATTGGGATGCGCCGATGCTTGCGGGCAATGTCATCCCCGAGGGCGCCGATCCGATTGCGCAGGTCTATGCCGGGCATCAGTTCGGCGGCTGGTCGCCGCAGCTGGGCGACGGGCGCGCGGTGCTTTTGGGCGAGGTGGTCACAGAGGATGGCCGGTTTGACATTCACCTCAAAGGCGCGGGGCGCACGCCTTATTCGCGCAATGGCGACGGGCGGGCGTGGATCGGGCCGGTGCTGCGCGAATATATCGTCAGCGAGTTCATGCATGCGGCGGGAGTGCCGACGACGCGCGCCTTGGCGGCGCTTCGGACCGGCGGGCGGGTGCAGCGTGAGCGCGCCTATCCCGGCGGGCTTTTGGTGCGCATTGCGTCCAGTCACATCCGGGTTGGCACGTTTCAATATTTCACGGCACGCGGAGATGAGACCTCTGTCAAGATTTTGACCGACCACGTCCGCGCGCGGCATTACCCGAAGGCCAAAGATACGCTCGAGCTTTACGCCGAAATCGTCAAAGCGCAGGCGCGGTTGATCGCGACATGGATGGGGCTGGGCTTTGTCCACGGGGTGATGAACACGGACAATATGGCGGTGTCGGGCGAGACGATTGATTACGGTCCCTGCGCCTTCATCGACGGCTATTCCCCCAAGGCGGTTTACAGTTCCATCGACCAATTCGGGCGCTATGCCTATGAGCAACAGCCCTCCATGGCGCATTGGAATCTGGCGCAGCTTGGGTCTTGTTTCGTGCCGCAAATGGAAGAGGAGCTTGGCGGGCAGCATAAGGCGATTGATGCGTTGACCGAGGTTTTGAATGCGTTCCCCGAGGCCTATCAGGCGGAGTGGCGGGCGGTGTTTGGGGCAAAGCTTGGGATTGCCGATCCGAGTGAGGCGGATTTGACGCTTATTCAGGCCCTCTTGGGACTAATGGCCAAGGACGGTGCGGATTTCACCAACACCTTCAGAGGTTTGCTGGATGGCTCCGCACGCGACTGGATGCTGGATCGGGCGGCGTTTGACGCCTGGGTGCCGCGTTGGGAGGCGCGACGCGCGGGGAATTGGCAAGAGATCATCGCCAAGGCGAGCCCCGCCGTGATCCCGCGCAATCATCGGATCGAAGAGGCGATTCAAGCCGCACTTGAGGGCGATGAAAGCAAGGCGGTGCGGCTGGCGCGGGTGCTGAGCACTCCTTTCGAACTGGCGAAAGACGATGAGGATTTGACGCATCCTCCGACAGAGGATCAGGTGGTGCACAAGACGTTCTGCGGAACGTAA